In Nitrososphaerota archaeon, the genomic stretch GTCGAGGTAGGACGAGAATGTCGGGCCGGCCACGCCCCCGATCCCGAAATCTGCCTCCCATTCCTTCAGGATGCGGCCTGGGGGTCTGAGGCAGGTGTTCCAGTTGACGGTCGTCCCGCCCCCCGCTCCCCTCCCAGCGAGAAGGACGAAAGACAGGTCTTTTGTCGCGGCCGTCCCGCTCTGCTGGAAGAGCTTCTGCATCATGAAGAACTCGCTTCGCCTGAAAGTCTTGGACGTCTCGTAGGGACCCTGCTCGACGACCACCACGTCGAAGCCCGCAGCGGAGAGCCGGTCGGCGATCACGCTCCCTCCAGCGCCGGAGCCCACCACTACGACGTCGCACGCGAGCTTGGTGTCGGCTCGAATGTCTACCGGGTTCAACAAGAGTTCGGCTGGCGTCTCGAGGGGAGGGTCGCCGAGCGGACCGGGGTAGCCTATGTCGGGCCAGTTCGGGTTCAGTCCGTCCGGGCCGGTCGAGGAGTAGTTCAGGAAGCAGGTCAGGCGCTTGAGAGCCTGAAAGGCCGTCCTCTTCAGGCCGATGGGGCTGTCCCTCCAGGCGCTCAGGTAACGCTGGCGGGCCTCGGGAGACAGCTGGGTGAACTTCGAAGGCGACCCCGTCAACACCAGGTTGTAGGGCCGGCTGTCGAAGACCGAAAGGACTCGGCGGAAGTCGCGGGCGTTGCCGGGCTGTAGCGCCTCCTCCACTGCTTCAGCAAGCAGACCGTCCACAGAGAGATCGGTCGCGCTTCGTCTGTAGAACGGGGACTGGTCCTCGAGCCCGGGCACCAGGGTGTCGCAGACTGACCTGAGGACTGCCCTCTCGGCCTCAGTCAGCTTCAACGCAAGACGGGCTTCACTGCCTTCGATTTAGGCCTATGCGCCCAGGACGCCTGCCAGCGCAGAGATGGAGGAGATCACATAATCGGCACCCTCGTCCTTGAGCGCAGCCTCGCTGAAGTTCCCCGTGGCCACGGCCACCACCTTGACCCCGGCCCTCTTCCCTGCCGACACGTCGTATAGGCTGTCTCCGACGTAGTAGACATCACGGGCCGGGATCCCCAAGAGGGAGACCGCCTTCTGCAATCCTTCGGGACTGGGCTTCATGGCGTCGACATCGTCTCGAGTGAGGACGAACTCGAAGCGGTCCGAGATGCCGCACCTCTTGAGCAGCTCGGAGGCCGCCTTCTTCCCACTATTGGTCAGGACGGCGAGGCGGACCCCGTTCGAAAGCAGGCGGTCGAGGGTGCCGCGGGTCTCGGGGAAGATGGATGCCGCACCCGCGCTTTCAAGTTCGAACCCGTCTAGGATCGAGTAGAGCTCCTTCCGCAGCTCAAGGAATTCATTGGGGTTCTTCCCCGACCCCACCTGAGACCTCGCATGGTCTACTATCTGCTGGGTGGGCGTCTTCATTCCAAGCCCATCGGTGTCGAACCCTCGACTGGCAAGCTCCGAGATGAGAGCCTTCCGGGTGCCGGCAACATCGAACTTGAATGTGACAAGAGTTCCGTCTATGTCGAAGACAGCCGCGACCTTGGCCACGGTCTAGATCTTCTTTTTGAAGAATAGGACTAGGATGGCGAGTCCCGCCAGACCGATGGCAGCAACTAGGATGTCGAACGAACCGTTGATGTCGCTACTGGCCTGAAGCACCGACATCACAGGGTACAAGCCGAGGGGTTTGGTTCGACGTTCGTATTTATCCGTTGCCGAGGCTCGGCTTTGGCAGACCAGGGACAGATGCGCAAAGCATTAAGTAATTTGTCACGCCCGACTCACCGATGAAGCCTCGCGTGACTCTCTATGGCGGGGTCGGCGAGATAGGCGGGAACAAGTTCGTCCTAGAAGACAGGGACACCAAGGTCTTGCTGGACTTCGGCTCGGGCTTCGCGGACGGCGGGGAGTTCTTTGAAGGCGGCATCGAACCACGTTCGGTCAACGGAGCAGGAGACCTCTTCGAGTTCGGTCTGCTTCCGGAGATCCCCGGTCTCTACTCGGAGAAGGCGCTGCAGAACACGAAGATCAGGTACGCAGCTCCAGAAATCGACGCCGTGGTTCTCAGCCACTATCACTGGGACCACATGGGGAGGATAACCCACGTCGACCCGAAGATTCCGGTGTACTGCGGAGAGACGACATCGCTGATACATGAGGCGAGCAGCGAGGCATCCTCTTCTCCGCTGGACGGGCATGAGATCAGGACTTTCAGGACAGGAGACAGGTTCAGGGTCGGGGCCATGGAGTTCGTGCCTGTCCACGTGGACCATTCGATACCGGGGACCTACGGATTCGTGGTCCACACGAGCGAGGGCACCCTGGCCTACACTGGGGACTTCAGGTTCCACGGGCCGGCCGGTTCGATGACGAGAGACTTCGTGGAGGCGGCCCGGAGGGCAAACCCGG encodes the following:
- a CDS encoding HAD family hydrolase; its protein translation is MAKVAAVFDIDGTLVTFKFDVAGTRKALISELASRGFDTDGLGMKTPTQQIVDHARSQVGSGKNPNEFLELRKELYSILDGFELESAGAASIFPETRGTLDRLLSNGVRLAVLTNSGKKAASELLKRCGISDRFEFVLTRDDVDAMKPSPEGLQKAVSLLGIPARDVYYVGDSLYDVSAGKRAGVKVVAVATGNFSEAALKDEGADYVISSISALAGVLGA